The Ascochyta rabiei chromosome 18, complete sequence DNA segment GTTAGAGGATGCTAATATTGCTATACTTTACCGCGCGCTACACTATTAAGAACAACTTAGTCTCTTACAGGAACTAACACATAGTAATAAAGTTAACATTAGTAGTGTTTTTTACCTAAGTTAATCTAGCAAATGTAGTGTTCTAGACGTCCTTAACTAACTCTAGGAACTAGGTGGCTATAAGCTTCTAGATAGCAGCATAGAGGTCCTCCTTctagctatagatattaaTGTTAATATTAAGGCGCTAAGCTCGTTACATAGTACTATAGAATAATATAGTTACATAGGCAGTAAATCCCTATGCAATAATAGgctctataagatagtacTTTATGTTTTCTTTGCTATTCTGTAACTtgttctattataaagcATTACTATACACTATATAAATATTTAActcctctactactactatgcTATAAGTGCGCATAATAGTGTATAGCAGATTTATCTAGATATAGAACTATATAGGGACCTTAAGaatctactcttaatagttataatCCTACTAAGTATACTATTGTTTATTTTATATACTTTAGATATAATACACTATAAGCTAGTTGCTATATACAAGAAATAGCTAGTTTACAAAATTACTTCCTAGTGTAATGTTGTTGTCTTTAGTTAGCCCTAGCTGTTTAAGGAAGATACTATTATAGACCTAGTATGTCCCTTTAATAGTCCCTTTGTTTGCTATAATACTAGCAAACTACTAGAACTAAGTCTTTAACAGCAGTAGTAGACTCTACAGTAGAAAGAATAGTAGTATGTCCTTATAGTTCTTAAACACCTTAAGAATAGCAGGactatataggcgctagacagccttaaagataaagaataTTAAGATATTATAAGCAAAGctgttactagtatagagacCTAGGCTAGTAATAATATTGTTAAACTTTAGTAGTATAGACTAGTTATGCATATCCTAGGTTAGGCTACttactagtagttagttgcACATAACCTACGCAGTATTAGTAAAGGAATAAAACTCTGCAGTATAGCTAACCTACTTATAGCGCTTATAATTAGTAAAGTTAAtgttattataaatagtaaTAGCAAATTAGTTTAAGGCCTAGGCCTAGAGGAGCTTCTAGTATAGAATTAGCCTAAATATTTAGttatatagactagactactGTTATTAGATGTATAAGATAGACTCTAGCAGACTCTAGTAGTAAGATAGACTTAAGTAAACTCTAGCAAACTCTAGTAGACTTATATAGGCCTCTTAGATAAAAACAGGCTTATATATATCTCTCTAACTCTAGCAGACTTATACAGGTATAGCCTAGAAAAGTAAGATAACATACCTTAGCATATTCTTTAAGCTTTTTTATCTACTTAAGtctagtatagtataagtaatataaccCTAATCTATACAGCGTCTAAACTACacactatagtactcctaaCCTCTAAAGATATAgatctataatagttagtattatGTCTAATTCTTATCTTACGTAAGAGAAGCACACTATACTAGTAACAGAGActaattatttattaactataatatagtCTTTAGCAGCAGCGTATAAGGGTTAGTAGGCGTAATAGTTTGCTATTAGAACCTAtaatatactgtactactaaGGAGTATAAGTCTTAATAGTCTAAATAGTAGTAGCGTAGTTAATTTAATTAGGTATAGTGTCTAGGAACCTAAATTTGCTAAATAGctttcttataattaggTGCTCTAGTTCTAACCTAATACTGTCTATAAACCTtatattattacctagaaCATCCTCCTTTCTAAAGTATTTaattatataaataaaaaTGTTATACTGCTAGGTATATAATTAGTACTTAGTATAGTACACCTTAATAGTCTGTTAATACTCTATTAAACTAACCTAGACCTTAAGaaagttattaaataactagctAACGCTTTATAGCGTCTAAAGGATCCTTTTAAACTTTATCTTTATCCTAACatatctatattatcttAGTATGCTAGCATTAGCtctattattactatctaataaaGAATTAGAGCTGTCCTAAGGCATAAGTTTAGTAGAATTATTAAGTTATAGGGTTAGTAATAACATAGACTTACTAGTAGGGCTATACTTAGGCAAAAATATATTAGTTAGCGTGTTAGAGAGTAGGCTAGTAGGTAGTATCTTAATGTGCAGTAACAGCTAAGGATATATAGCTAGGTTTTCTAAGTTATGTATAAATAATATCTTAGGGTTTTAGGACTAATTTAGGTATAAAACTAatataatttaatagtattagtagtaataactaTAGGGTAGAAGATTACTGCTTATACCCTATAAACGCAAAATTGCatcctatatattactaaactaaAAACTCTTAGACGCTCTGTAGAGCTTTACCCTGCTCTGCCTCTATATCCtctaattagctgctagagtttacGTAACTTTGCTAGACCTTGCTAGAGTTAGCGTGACTTTGCTAGAgtttattagagctaggttaGACGCTAAGAAGCTCTGTGAGGCGGATGTGGATGAGATAACTGTTGACCGGGATGGACAAACGGATGATGCATGTCTCAAGCAAGACCGAGGCCGATACGGACCAATCAAGAGCTGAAAAGTATGCAGGAGTTCGAGGACGTTCAAGCGTGCAAACGAAGCATACATCTTTCCGCAACATGATCGCTGATGTACCTGAGGCTAGTTGTCACGTATTACTGACGGATGCATGTTCCGGACACGGTTGTTGCATCTTGATACAGGTTCGCCTGGTACTCTTCATGTGCGGTGCTGTGGTACTGAGCTCACGCAGCTGCTTAACTTCTGTGCGAAGGCAAAAGTTTCAAGTCAGGCGTAGATGCATCGTGTCAGAGGGTCATCGTATTCGGCTTGCTGAAGCTCAGCTTTCATTCTATTTTGTGGTTTTTCTCCTACGTATATGTGCAACAGCCACGCAACACATGGCACCTCGCCCTTCTTTGTAGCAAATGCTTCCATCTGCCTCTTCTTAATCTTTCCTGTAGGTTACTCGTCTTCCGAATCGCTTTCGTTCTCATCCTTCTTGTACAAGAAATACTGTACAAACACGCACGCGTCGAGTATCAGTGTTCCGAAGCTGCCCAGCAGCCACGAGAAGTTGATCGCGATGTATCTCCCGTAGATTGCACTTGCCTCCCCTTCTCTGCAATGCGTGTGCTTGCACCTTGGCTTGTACACCACGATACTAAGCACATACGTCAAGTTGCCCAGACACGCAAACAAGAAGAACAGCATGGAAATGCCGTCTGTTGACTTCCGGCGGTAGTTCAACAGCAGCTGCGGAATGCGCGATCCGAGATACAGTGCAGCACAGATGTATCCGAAGATCTGGCCCCAGAGATTGAAGTCGGGTGACGAATCCGGAGAGTCGGCAGGCGTGTCATCCGAAGGTGTCGTGTTTGACGCGCTGAGCCACCAACCGAACACACCAGCGGCCATGACAAGGAGGATGGTGCCGAGATTGAACAGGACCATTTGAACGGTGGACTGGACACGCGGACGAGCTTCGGTATGATGAACCTCGCCATTGGCATCACCGTGTAGCGGTGTGGCGGGCGACAGATGCGTGCCGTCAATTGAGAGGAAGCGTTCGCGGAAGGAGTTTTGCGAGTGGTTTGAGTGACGTCTGTCGATATCCGATATCCGAGGTCGGGCATCGCTGCCATTACCATTGAAGTGGCCGTTGGCTACAACGCTAGCGTATGAGGCTCCGTTTGTTTGACGGCGGTCAGAAAGAAGCGGTTCGTCTTCGCtcacaggcgagccgctttCATTTGATTCGTCTCCGGGCTTGTTGACTACGTCGCGGAGCGTGAAGCCCTTGTACCAGAAACATTGCAACAGAAGTACAATATCGGCGAGAGTGTAGTAAACGGCCAAAATGGTCATCGTTGGCAGCACACCCTGGAGGACGGCACCGAAAATGTTGAAGAAGTCGCCGAGAAGCCATATTATGATGAAGACGACTGAAAGGCCTTCTGCTGAGCTTCTTCTCCAATTTTCGATAATTTGAGGCGAAAAGACGACTGTGAACTCAATCAGCACATGGTCTGCTAGAGCACATGCATAGTAGCAACACCATGAATACACGTTCATAAGACGGATGGCTAGAGCTTACCTATCCAGCAAGCAATACTGATCGATCCAAATATCTGACTAATCGCATCGATGTCCAGTCGCAAACCTTGAGCTGGAGGAAACATTTTGCCTATGACGTATGCGTGACCTCCTCAATGCGTCCCTCTCCTTCTCGCTAATCGGAGTTTGTCGCTGTACCTTTTGTAGTTTTACCAAAAAGAAAAGTATACGTAGATACGTAGATACGTAGAGATGGCGTTGTAGATGTGATATGCGATGCTAGCCCAGCGATGAAAGCTGAGTGCGTCCTTGCGAAGAAAACGTGACGGTGGAAAATATCTGTACAAGCCTTCCCCGGTTGGAGATGCTGGAATAGAGTCCTTTATGCACTTAAACAATCGAACGACAACAGCGACCTGAGTAGGATTCGATAGCTTGATGGAGAGAATTGGTATGGGATGTCAATGGCAAGCTCCGCGATGACTGCACAGGGAAAAGTTCGCTGCCGTTTGTAATGCCAAGCGTTCAAATATGGGGAAGCTGCAAGGCACGACACGACCGGAGTTGAGCCGCTGACATCACATCACGTGAGGTTGATCCAGCGAACAATTGCAAAAGAAGGGCACTGACAGGTATTAAAGGTTTGAGTTGCATTCAGTAGTCGGAGAGTCAAGGCGTAATTGGTAGAAGGCCACTTCTCAAACTAAGGAGCTTCCGATGCTCTCAAGCTCACAGGTTGTTGTCGGCCTTGAACTTGTCCCAAGCCTCGTTCAGTGTTGCAAAGACAGCTGCGCTGATCATTTTTTGCTCTGTGGTGGCTGATTGTGGTATCTGTCGAGCGAGTTAGTCTCTGAAGCTAGCAAGTGGCAATGCTCGACATACCTTATCAGGATGCACCTTGGCAATCGCCTTCATGTAAATGATCTTGACCTTGTTCGGCATCACAAGGTCGCCCATGCCAACCTTCTTCCACCCGGCCTCTGGCCAGAGCACCTTGTCCAACGATCCCAGGAGCGCACGCAGATTGTCAGCCTTTGTGCCCTTCCAGGCTATGAGTCTTGCATCGACTTGATCGGTAAGTGCAAACTTTTCGTCGTCAGCCTTCTCAGCTGCTGCATTCGCAAGCTTCAGTCTCTTGACCGCTTCCGAATCAGGAGCGCCACCACCAAGCTCTGACATTGCAGATGGCTTCGGTGCCGGCTTGCGTACAGGAGCTCGCTTTGCAGCTGCTGGCGCGGATGTGTTGTTGCCGCCAGCCGCAGCCTTCTCGCAACGGTTGCGGCCTGAAATGCTTATCGCACCACCGACTCCATCCTGTACGGCCAATTTCCAAACCTTGTGCGCATCCGCCCACTTCTCCATGTTCTCAAGCGCCTCTGCTTTGCGCATGAGAGCTTTACCGTAGAACTCCTTCATATCCTTTTCGCTTTCTGTACCGCCAGGTGCAATCTTTTCCCCCTCTCCTTTCGAAGTACCAATGATAGATAGTGCAGCATCAGCGTCAACGATAGCTGCCTTCGGGTCGCCCACCTTGATGTTGGTAACGGCCCGATTGCAAAGTACGATGATCGTTACCGGGTGTGTATCGGGGAGAGGACTTAACGCAGACGAGTATGCGATGTGAGCAGCAGAGTAGTCGCCACGCTTGAAGGCTTCCGACCCTTTCTGGCGGTCCATAGCAGATATATTGAGTGCGGATGAAGAGACAGGAGGGACTCTTCGCGGCGGAGCTCTCGGCTTGGGTGGAAGAGGTGTGGCCACGGGACTTCGCGCCTTGGGCGTAGAAGCAGCTTGGAGGAACGGGTTGTTCGACTGAGACTGTGCTGTTTGGCGTGACTGAGAGGCTGTTGACGGCATGGATTCTGGTGAGAAGAGATCGACTTCTGGCTGCGGCTGTGGCGTTGCTTTCTTCCGGCGTGCTGGACTGACGTATGCCTGAGCGCTTTGCTCTTCTAAATCTTGTTTAGCCAATCGCGCTGCAGGTCTCTTGTCGTAGTTTGGAGTGGGCTGACGTTGGGCGGGAGACTGCGACGACATCCTGTCAGGTAGGCCATTGCGGGACACCTCCTGCTCTCGCCTTTGTCGCACTGGCAGCTCGTCATGACGCTGACGTTGTTCACTCTGTCGGGGCGGCTTGGCAGGACGGCCCCCAGCTTCAAGCATCATGGCTTCGTCGGTTGCACTCGGCTCACTTCGTTGCGGTCTACTCGACCTAGGTGCTGTCTCCGCTGCTTGTGCGTCACGCATCCATTTCGGGATGCTGGGATCACCACCGTCTTGCTGGAAGTCGGCCACGGCTTTCTGTACCTGCTTACGGCCTGTCTTCCAGAGCGTATTGGCCGACTTGAACAGACTATTGCCAATTTCCGAAGCAACTTGCGTGACATCTTTCTCCTGTTTCTGCCCATCTTGTCGACGTTGACCAGAGCGACTTCGAGCATCTTCATCCCGCATCCAAGCTGGTACAGGCTCGCTACCGCGGTTTTCCCTTGCGCTGGGTCTACTGTTGCCTCGTCTAGAGCGCTCGTCAGACTCACCAGGTCGTCGTTGTGATCGCTCCCGACTAGGCTCTTGTGTTCTTTGTTTAGCCTCCGCATGTGCCTGATTCAGTATCCACCCTACAGCTGCTTGTACGTCTAGTCCTGAGTCGGTGGTCGCAAGCGCAATCGCGGATTTGTCGGCTGAGAAGCCCATATCCACAATCTCGGCAACAGCCCTGTCGTGAGCATTCATAGGACTCGAAGACCTTTCACGCTGTGTTTCTTGTCGGCGCCTATCCACCGCTGGCTTTGGCTCCTCTCTCTTGAACTCTGACACTGGCTTCCCTAACAGCCCGAGTATATCGTCATCGGCGTCGTTGGTAGGTGGAGGAGGCGCGGGTGATGTTGGCTTTTGGGCCAATTGCTTGAGACCAAACAtgtcatcatcgtcgtctgCGAATGCGTTCACATTTGATGGCTGTGGCAGGGGCGTGTGGCCCCTAGATAGGCTTGCGCTGAATGCAGGCGTACTACGACCGCTGCCGTTGGACGGTGGAGGAAAGTGACTCGCCCTATCTACTGGAGCGGCCGAATTGAAGGCTGCAAGGAGGTCGTCTTCGGCGATAGGGGACTGTATGGGGCGCTTCGAGGCAGTATCAAGGCCGGCGAATGGCTTATTGATAGTCTGCGATAGTGTTTGCTTGCTGAAGGGATTATTCGAGCCAGGCGGCGGAATGGCTTCCAAAGACGAGGGCTCCGGCGCGCTCTTCCCACTTCCTACCGTGTTCCAGAACTGCGAATCCGCGCCACCAAAGCTTGCATCGTATTGCTTCCTCCGTTCAGCCTCCTGTCTCAGCTTCTCTTCCTGAAGCTGCTTCTGCCGTTCCTGCAACGACAGACCGCTTCCTGCAGGTTTCGAGCTTTTGCTCGATATGAGCCCAGCGAAGCTATCGTTGGCAGGTGTCGCAGGTTTTGAGGGCGCTTTGGACGGTTTGACGGAGGCAGCGCCCGTTCCAGCCCCAGATGGCTGCGCAGACAGGCCAGAAAGAGGCGTGGATCGACCAGAAAGCTGCGGCGTGGGGCTCTGGCGGAAGGGAGGGAACGCCGCGGGGGTGGTCGAGGGTTGTTTGGCGGGCTGTGACCAGTCGAGGCCATTGAGGTCATCCATTGTGGTGTCTAGGTGTCGTAGTACGCAAGGAAATCGCTAAAGATCATATCATCGTCGCAAGGGGTGTGGAGGTTGTCAAGCTGTCCACGGGCCCGCTATGCAATGCAATCGGTCGCGACTGCCCCGTTGGCACATGCGGCGTCGCACAGCCACTCAGCCACAAGACATGACCCCGATTCCTGCAACCACATCGAACAAGCCTCTGCATGCCATTCCCGGGCCTCCACCATATTGCAGTGAGTGTGCAAAAAAGATACAGTAGACTTCGACGGCAGACGAACTTTGCTTGTTGTTGGCTGAAGACCTAAGTGACACGCAAAAGCCGGTGCTAGCCATCCAGCGTTTCCCCCACCACAGCAGCAGCCCTACGCTGTCAGCAGGTTTCCCCTCCAACATCACGCCCTGCTGCTCATATACGCTGCGATGACCATGGTCGACGTCTGCGGCCCCAAGGATGACTAAAAAGAACATGCTTGCTGCTGCCTACGACAAGGCTCGACGACCGCATTGAATAGCACCGCGTCAGTGAACTGTGTGCTCCGGTGAGAGTAAACCCAGCCTCGTCTTTTACAGGAATCATCGAACGCCCATCCGTTCGTCATTGGCCCAGGCAGCAGCGCAAGCTAGCGCCGCCATGCCAGCAAAGCTGAAGTGTAGCTGCCCACGTTCACCGTTGCCCATGCTGCCCCGTGAACGAGCCACTCACAGACAGCTTCAGAAGCACTCGCTTGCTGACTGTGCAATATAAGAGTGGCCTCGCACCTGTCTTGCCGTAATCTAGACACTCTCAGACTGTCGACACGAGCACGTTCCTTTCTCTTTCGTTGCATTCGATACAACATCCACTCTAACTGGCTGGCCATAGGACTTTACAGTATGGATTTCTCACGTCTGCAATATCTTGGTCCCAATTTCATGGCACCAAATGCCTCTACAGTCAGCCTTCCTTCATCATTCCTGGAGACCTTCATTCCTGGCTACGGAATACTATCACAGATTGTTTTGCGCCTGTTTGGGATCGACATAGGCCTAGTCGTCTCTGGATGCGTCGTCATCTTTGGCCTCTCACACGCCGTTTTCTTCTTCAACTCCTACGTATATTCTTACTTTGACCGCTACTTTACGTCATCAGTGTCTATCGATGGCCACGATGAATTGTACCGGGAAGTTGTGGGATGGGTCACACAGCAACGGATGACCAAGGTTAGCAGAGACATCAGAGCCCATACGAAACAGCGAAACACTCACCAGGATTCCGATGATGACTCTGACGAAGATGGCAACATACCAGGTGGCAATAGAATCTTCAACTATGGGAGCTGGGCGAGCAATGTCCCACCACGGTACGAACCTAACTACGGGACCGATAGGTTCGTTCACGATGGTCGCACCTTCACCTTGTCCAGAGAcagaaaagagaagaagagttGGTCGTGGGATCAGTACGATGAGTTCTTGACCATTCGTTGTCTCGGCCGAAACACACAGCCTATCAAGAATCTTCTGCTGCACATCAAGAAGTGGACTCTGAAGAATGAGAACAAGACAACAAGTATCTATCGGCCTCTGCCCAAAAGCGACAACGGCGGCGAAACCGGGTGGGACAGACAATCAAGCCGAGCATCGCGACCAATGGGCACTGTGTCTCTTGGTCGCGAGGAGAAGAGGACTATCGTCAGTGACATCAACGAATACCTCCAGCCCGAGACGAGGCGATGGTATGATGCGCGAGGCATCCCGTACCGGAGAGGGTATCTCTTCCACGGGCCACCGGGTACAGGAAAGACATCGCTGTCCTTCGCCTTGGCCGGCATTTTCGGGCTTCACATCTACTGCATTTCTCTTAGTGAGGTTGGTCTTGCTGAAGCTGACCTGAACAAACTTTTCAGCGAGCTTCCACGACGTTGTATCGTTCTACTGGAGGACATTGACTCTGCTGGTTTGCGTCGTGATGACGAGGCACCATCCAGCGAACCTACTCCACCGCCTACTTTGGGCGTTGCGAAGACTCCTGTATGCGAGCCTTCAGGGCCTCGCAAGAGTCTAATCAGTTTGGCCGGTCTGCTCAATGTCATCGATGGTGTGGCTTCTCACGAAGGGCGCGTTCTTGTTATGACTACAAACCGCCCGCAAGCGCTGGATGAAGCTCTCACCAGACCAGGACGGGTGGACATTCGTATTGCCTTCTCGCTAGCGACGCACGTCCAGATCAAAGAGATCTTCATGCGCATGTACGGCACTGATAACAATGCGCAGAAATCAGTCGTTACGAAGAAGTCACAGCGCACGGCGAAGCCGAGAATCATCAGCGAGAAAAGACAGGACGAGGATGACAACGATATCGAGGACCTGCTGTTCGATAAGGCAACCACCGAGACCCTTGGCAGAGACAAGCTGAAACAGATGGCGCAAGAGTTCGCAGACCAGTTACCAGAGAGCAAGTTTTCACCAGCGGCTATTCAGGGCTACCTATTGACACGGAAACGAGAGCCCAGCAGGGCTTTGGAGGAAGCGGGTGCGTGGAGGGACGAACAGCTTGAAGCGCTGGACAAAAAGAGATGAGGTGTTGCTGCAACCTTCGAAAGTCTATCTCGAAGATGTCATCATGCCTTTCAGATGACCTATCGAGGCTGTGTGAAATCAGTCCATCTGTTTAGTGCATCGACACCGGGCTCTTGGCAATGCATGGCGACATGTGGGTGTGTGGCGTTAACGAAAATGGGCTAGGGAGAGGAGCATCATGTGGAGCACCTAGTGCGTGCGCAATAACCGGCGAGACTTTATCTTGCAAGATATTCAATGCAGGAAGCACAATTGAAATGTTCATCAACGACAACAGCTGCATCTCTAGCATCGTGATGATGGACATACGTCTTCACCATGGAATCCGATGGCGCAACCCGCACCATTAGAAGCGTGATGATGGCACAGCGCAGTACATAAAGAAGAGCGTCGATCGTGGAATCTCAAATAACATGATGAACTAAAACCTAGGAGCAGCCAACGGTAGATGCTCATGATGGTGCAGACTTCGCCAGCACTCAACACGTATCATCCTCCTTCCAGCAGCGACAAGCCTTTACAAAAGATCAATACTTACCCACCGACCGGCCGCTGTCCCTGCTCCCACGTAACTTACACCCTCTCCTCCGCGCCCCTCACAGTCCACGCATGCCACTGCACCTACTGCCAGCGCGAAACCGGATCTTCCTTTGCGCTCAACGCAATCTACGAACCCGACCGCATTGCCCCCACAAATGGCGTTACAGAAGCACAACTCCTGCACAAAGCAATACCAACTGCATCTGGTCCACAAGGACAAACCATGGTGCGATGTCCTGAGTGCTTGAGCGTCGTGTGGAGTCACTATGCAGCCGAAGGCCCGCTGAAGATTGTCAGAGTAGGGACGATTGATGGGGCGGTGGACGCAGCCGGGAGGTATGTAGCGAACGGTGGGCTAGAGCCGCATGCGTATATCTTCGCTAGGGATGAGAAGAGGCATCGATGGTTTGGCGTTCCGGAGGGGGCCTTTGTGTATGAGGGTCATGGACCGAAAGAGGAATGTTGGCCTGAAGAGAGTTTGGAAAGACTGTCTAGGTTCTCGTCGTGTGTCGCGGCTTTCGGGGACGCGAGAGAAAAGTGAGCATTGATGAGTTGTACAGATGCAATGGTAGATATCAAAGACAAGGTTAAGTTGGAGAATTACATTGTGTATCGAGACATCATAGTCATAGCCTTAATTGAGACGTGGTTATGCGCATGTGTGAACGTCCTGCGCACTATCCAAACTTAGCGATCCTGTGTAAGGGTTAAGTTGTGCGAGACAAAGAAGTAGCAGCCCACGCAGCCAATCGGAAAGCTGCACTAGTGTGTTTCACTACAATTCAGCCACTTGCTCGTGCATGACCCATTTCATCACATCACTCTCCTGGCCCCAAACATCTCAGCGCTTACTCGAGGCACGAACGCACTGCCACGCACTGCCACGCGCCATGTCACGCCCCAACCAGTCTCAACACCGTATTCCGCGCAGACTCACACCCGACTTTCCGTAGCCGGCTCAGCTGGTGTCTGGGCAAACCCACAAATCACCATCTAAGGCAAGCATGTGGGGCCCGAAACGGCAATACCATTTGCCGATCACTGCTGCTATGTCTAAACAAGATGGAGGCGGCCTTTCTCGTAACCTAGAAGCCTAAGACTTCCAAGATTGGTGCGCATGGCCGACGTGCACGCGAAGGCTGCGCAGCCGGTAAGGCAGATATGCGGGAAGATGTTAAGGGCTGCTGGCCCTGCACAGTCGCTGGTTTTACCCACTTGTCTTAGTTGCTGTCGGTGAGCTTTTAGCAAATTGGTAAAGGAGGATATCCCTGCTGCGATCATCCGAGTGGAGGCCTGAATACACAGCAATAAGAGAAGGGAATCTG contains these protein-coding regions:
- a CDS encoding auxilin-like clathrin-binding protein required for normal clathrin function, which produces MDDLNGLDWSQPAKQPSTTPAAFPPFRQSPTPQLSGRSTPLSGLSAQPSGAGTGAASVKPSKAPSKPATPANDSFAGLISSKSSKPAGSGLSLQERQKQLQEEKLRQEAERRKQYDASFGGADSQFWNTVGSGKSAPEPSSLEAIPPPGSNNPFSKQTLSQTINKPFAGLDTASKRPIQSPIAEDDLLAAFNSAAPVDRASHFPPPSNGSGRSTPAFSASLSRGHTPLPQPSNVNAFADDDDDMFGLKQLAQKPTSPAPPPPTNDADDDILGLLGKPVSEFKREEPKPAVDRRRQETQRERSSSPMNAHDRAVAEIVDMGFSADKSAIALATTDSGLDVQAAVGWILNQAHAEAKQRTQEPSRERSQRRPGESDERSRRGNSRPSARENRGSEPVPAWMRDEDARSRSGQRRQDGQKQEKDVTQVASEIGNSLFKSANTLWKTGRKQVQKAVADFQQDGGDPSIPKWMRDAQAAETAPRSSRPQRSEPSATDEAMMLEAGGRPAKPPRQSEQRQRHDELPVRQRREQEVSRNGLPDRMSSQSPAQRQPTPNYDKRPAARLAKQDLEEQSAQAYVSPARRKKATPQPQPEVDLFSPESMPSTASQSRQTAQSQSNNPFLQAASTPKARSPVATPLPPKPRAPPRRVPPVSSSALNISAMDRQKGSEAFKRGDYSAAHIAYSSALSPLPDTHPVTIIVLCNRAVTNIKVGDPKAAIVDADAALSIIGTSKGEGEKIAPGGTESEKDMKEFYGKALMRKAEALENMEKWADAHKVWKLAVQDGVGGAISISGRNRCEKAAAGGNNTSAPAAAKRAPVRKPAPKPSAMSELGGGAPDSEAVKRLKLANAAAEKADDEKFALTDQVDARLIAWKGTKADNLRALLGSLDKVLWPEAGWKKVGMGDLVMPNKVKIIYMKAIAKVHPDKIPQSATTEQKMISAAVFATLNEAWDKFKADNNL